From one Pseudoliparis swirei isolate HS2019 ecotype Mariana Trench chromosome 5, NWPU_hadal_v1, whole genome shotgun sequence genomic stretch:
- the alg6 gene encoding dolichyl pyrophosphate Man9GlcNAc2 alpha-1,3-glucosyltransferase: MQTWSLVSLCVLLGLVVRWGVSLNSYSGEGNPPMFGDYEAQRHWQEVTYNLPVQEWYFNTTENDLNYWGLDYPPLTAYHSLICAYVAKSINPDWVELHTSRGYESPTHKVFMRATVLVADLMIFIPAVVLYCFYLTDGSSKKKVSTVFCFLLYPGLILIDYGHFQYNGVSLGLALWGVLALGLGWDALGSVAFSLALNYKQMELYHALPFFCYLLGKSLKLGPAGRGFLLLMRVSLAVLVTFALCWLPFLSGPGDAVQVVRRIFPVARGLFEDKVANTWCSLNILIKIRSILSSDSQIYLSLACTLLAVLPSSLRLLSKPTFWQFKLSLANSSLAFFLFSFQVHEKSILLAALPVLLLLNDLPLMVIWFLQASTFSMLPLLLKDGLLAPYAVTSLAFLFFSVYLLSPLETCSEDELRLGAYHKLLFCLPRLDLARIVRWTFFISVAVMAAVSVLTVALDPPPHLPDLFPVLVSSVAFAHFLGTFVYFNVVQFSEAPARRKSQKKSN; the protein is encoded by the exons GGGAGGGGAACCCTCCCATGTTCGGCGACTACGAGGCTCAACGGCACTGGCAGGAAGTGACGTACAACCTTCCGGTCCAGGAATG GTACTTCAACACCACTGAGAATGACTTGAACTACTGGGGTCTTGACTACCCGCCTCTGACCGCCTACCACAGCCTGATCTGTGCCTACGT AGCCAAGTCCATAAACCCTGACTGGGTGGAGCTTCACACATCCAGAGGTTATGAAAGTCCAACGCACAAAGTGTTCATGAGAGCCACAG TCCTGGTGGCAGATCTGATGATATTCATCCCTGCTGTGGTGTTATACTGTTTCTATCTGACTGATGGCTCCTCTAAAAAGAAG GTGTCCACTGTGTTCTGCTTCCTGCTCTACCCCGGCCTGATTCTCATCGACTACGGACATTTCCA gtaCAACGGGGTGAGCCTGGGCTTGGCCCTGTGGGGGGTCCTGGCTCTGGGCCTGGGCTGGGACGCATTGGGCTCCGTGGCCTTTAGTCTGGCTCTCAACTACAAGCAGATGGAGCTGTACCACGCTCTGCCCTTCTTCTGCTACCTGCTGGGGAAGAGCCTCAAGCTGGGCCCGGCGGGCCGAGG GTTTTTGCTGTTGATGAGAGTTTCCTTGGCGGTGTTGGTGACCTTTGCCCTCTGCTGGCTGCCCTTCCTGTCCGGCCCCGGTGACGCCGTGCAGGTGGTTAGGAGGATCTTTCCCGTGGCTCGCGGCTTGTTTGAG gatAAGGTGGCCAACACATGGTGCAGCTTGAACATCCTGATAAAGATCAGATCCATTCTGTCCAGCGACTCCCAGATCTACCTCag TTTGGCCTGCACGCTCCTGGCAGTCCTCCCGTCCAGCCTCAGACTGTTGAGCAAGCCGACCTTCTGGCAGTTCAAACTGTCCTTG GCAAATTCCTCTCTGGCgtttttcctcttctcctttcaAGTTCACGAGAAGTCCATCCTCTTGGCCGCCTT gcccgtcctcctcctgctgaaTGACCTCCCCCTGATGGTCATCTGGTTCCTGCAGGCCTCGACGTTCAG CATGCTGCCTCTGCTTCTGAAGGACGGGCTGCTGGCGCCCTACGCCGTGACCTCGCtggccttcctcttcttcagcgtCTACCTGCTGTCCCCGCTGGAGACCTGTTCAGAGGACGAGTTGAGACTGGGAGCCTACCACAAGCTGCTCTTCTGCCTGCCCAGACTGGACCTGGCCCGGATTGTGAGATGGACG TTCTTCATCAGCGTCGCAGTCATGGCCGCCGTGAGCGTCCTGACCGTCGCTCTGGATCCTCCGCCGCACCTCCCCGACTTGTTCCCCGTGTTGGTGTCTTCCGTCGCTTTCGCGCACTTCTTGGGGACGTTCGTCTATTTCAACGTCGTCCAGTTCAGCGAAGCACCGGCGAGGCGGAAGAGCCAGAAGAAGAGCAACTGA